TACCCGTGTGGCGTTGGCTGGAGCTCATATTGCAACGATTCCATTTAAGGTCATTGAGCAATTATCAAAACATCCGTTAACAGACCAAGGACTTGAAAAATTTGCAGCTGACTGGAAAACAGTCTAAAACTTACTAAAAACTAAAGGGCGTTATCTCTTATCCTTGCCGGGATAGGAAATAACGCCCTTACACATTATTTAAAGAAAGCTATGTTAAATTTCATTGTTGATTTTCCTAGTACAGTTGTATAAAAAGTCGATGAAGGACAAATCAGGAAAGATCCCAGTGAGAGTAGTCCTTCAAAAGCGTGATGAAGGACAAATCAGGAGAATTCCTAGCGAGATTAGTCCTTCATAAGGGTGATGAAGGATAAATCAGGAGAGTCCCCGGTGAGATTAGTTCTTCATAAGCGTGATGAAAGACAAATCAGAAGATTCTTCATTGAGAATAGTCCTTCATATGGATTTTCGTTAGAAAAATCAACATCTGTCTTTAACAAAGCATAAATGAAAGAAAGAGGAGAGACAACAATGGCTATTACATTGGATTATTCTAATGCTTTATCTTTCATGCAACAGCATGAAGTGGATTATTTAAGTGAATTTGTGAAAACAGCGCATGACATGCTCCACGAGAAAAAAGGTCCGGGGTCTGATTATCTTGGATGGGTAGATTTACCTCATAACTACGATAAAGAAGAATTTGCAAGAATCAAAGCGGCTTCTGAAAGAATTCGCAGAAATTCAGATGCATTAATCGTAATCGGAATCGGGGGCTCTTATCTTGGAGCTAGAGCTGCCATTGAAGCGCTATCTCATACATTTCATAACCAATTGGATGACAAAACAGAAATTTATTTTGCTGGGCAAAATATAAGTGCTACATATATCTCGCACTTGTTTGATGTGTTGAAAGACAAGGATATTTCAGTCAATGTGATTTCAAAGTCAGGTACAACAACTGAGCCTGCTATTGCATTCCGTATTTTCCGTGATTATTTAGAGAAAAAGTACGGTAAAGAAGAAGCGAAAAAACGAATTTATGCTACAACGGACCGTGCTAAGGGAGCATTAAAAACACTTGCTGATGAAGAAGGATATGAAACCTTTGTTATTCCTGATGATGTCGGCGGCAGATACTCTGTGTTAACAGCTGTAGGTTTATTACCGATTGCAACCGCTGGCTTAGATATTGATAAAATGATGGCAGGTGCTGCAGCGGCTGCGGATAAATATAGTAATCCTAACTTGGCAGAAAATCAAAGTTATCAGTATGCTGCAGTTAGAAATGCCCTTTACCGAAAAGGAAAATCAATTGAACTGTTGGTAAACTTTGAGCCTTCTCTTCATTATGTATCAGAATGGTGGAAACAGTTATTTGGTGAAAGTGAAGGTAAAGACCAAAAAGGTCTCTATCCTGCTTCTGTCGATTTCACTACAGATCTTCATTCGATGGGACAATATGTCCAAGAAGGACGCCGTGACCTGATTGAGACAGTTGTATCAATAAAAGAGCCAAAACTAGACATCACTCTTGGGCAAGAAGATGCAGACCTGGATGGATTAAATTATCTAGCTGGGAAAACAATGGACTATGTGAATAAGAATGCTGCTCAAGGAACGGTTTTAGCTCATGTAGATGGAGGAGTTCCAAACCTATCTGTCGAGCTGGATCAATTAAATGAGTATACCTTCGGTGAAATGGTTTATTTCTTTGAGAAAGCGTGTGGAATCAGCGGCTTGTTAATGGGAGTAAATCCTTTTGACCAGCCAGGTGTAGAAGCTTATAAGAAGAACATGTTTGCCCTCCTTGGTAAGCCGGGATATGAATCAGAAAGAGAAGAATTACAAAAACGCATATCTATTAATAAATAAATTTGATTAACTCGTGCGGATATCGAGTACCAAACATTAAATATCACACCAAAAAGCAGTCCAATTCGCAAATTGAACTGCTTTTTGGTTGATATGACAGGATTTTTAAGTGATTATATGCAAATTCATAGGTTAAAAGGGCGTTACTACTCAGGATATTGGGGGTAATATTTAACGTCATTAATGTGTTGAATACTACGCCCTGGTACTATATATAAGGTCATTTTAGTTCAATAGAATAAAAGGTTATTGACAAAAGAGTTTTTAAGTATTATTATTATCTCATATTCAAGATAATTTAATTCAAGATAATGTAATTCAATATTTTTTAGGGAGGTAAAAATAATGGAGGGGAAATGCAATAATCTGGCCTTTCTACTATTCATGTAAACATCGAAAGTAATTCATAATCAAATATGTGAAGAAAATGCAAAGATCAAGCTTGGTATTACGGAATTCTGTTTAAACTTTCATTTTTTTAAATATAATATCTCGAATTCGAGATAAATAATACTTAGGAGGATTTAAGGATGATAAACATTGGTTTATTAATCATTCGTTTGGTAATTGGTTTACTATTTGTGGGTCACGGTGCTCAAAAATTGTTTGGCTGGTTCGGTGGCTATGGATTGAAAGGAACTGGTGGATGGTTTGAATCCATTGGGATAAAACCAGGAGTAACTATGGCTCTTTTCGCAGGGTTAGCAGAACTTATTGGGGGACTTTTGTTTGCCTTAGGACTATTAACCCCACTCGCAGGAATAATAATTGCAGGGACTATGGCAATGGCGATTGTGAAAGTTCATGCTCCTAACGGATTATGGTCAACAGCAAATGGTTATGAATACAACTTAACTTTGCTTTCTGTTGCTATTGGTATAGCTCTAATCGGTCCTGGTCAATATGCTTTAGATGCATTTTTATTCTAAAATATCTGGTCTTTTATGGCACTTTTACTATTCCAGTCGATCTTTAATTTCGAACAAAAGAATTAAATTAATATTATGACAGGAGTGATTAGGATATGAAACTTTTAGGATTACATCACGTATCCATTTTAACAGGGAAAGCGGAAAAGAATTTTGAATTTTATACAAAAATTTTAGGAATGAGATTGGTCAAGAAAACCGTTAATCAAGATAATACAGAATCCTATCATCTTTTCTATGCAGACGCGGAAGGAACCCCAGGAACGGAAGTCACGTTCTTTGACATTCCTCATCTTGGGCAAACATATAGGGGAACTTCAGACATTTCTACTGTATCACTAAGGGTTAGAAACTCAGATTCATTGCTATTCTGGAAAGAACGTTTTAACCAATTTGGGGTTGAACATGATGAGATTCAAAAAAGAGCAAATCGTGATACTTTGGCTTTCAGAGATTTCGAGGGGACTCGATTAATCCTCGTAGCTGATAACGGTGAAAAGGGTGTGAGAGCAGGGGTTCCTTGGCAAAGAGATGACATTCCACTGGAACATGCCATTGTTGGTTTAGGACCTGTAACCCTCACCGTGGCAATTGCAGAACCAACAATCGGTGTATTAACAGAAGTGATGGGTTTTCGCTTTGTCGACTCCTACCCGTCACTGGAAGGGGAGCATCCTGATGTTTTGGTTTATGCAACTGGCGAAGGCGGAAGCGGTGCGGAGGTTCATATTGAAACAAGACCCGATTTGCCAAGAGCCCGCTTAGGTCGTGGCGGTGTTCACCATGTTGCCTTCCGTGTTCCGAATGAGGAAGAATATAATCAATGGGTAGAGCGTTTGCAAGAACACAGAATGCCAAATTCAGGGAAAGTGGAACGGTATTACTTCAAGGCATTATATTTCAGGGAGCCCAATGGCATCTTATTTGAATTATCTACGGATACCCCGGGATTTGCGGTAGATGAACCAATGGAAACAATGGGAGAAAAACTATCACTTCCATCATTTTTGGAACCTAATCGAAAAGAGATCGAAGAAAAATTACGACCATTAAACTTAAATTAAAACTTGGAGGAGTATATCATGAACCATTTAAAAGGAATACACCATGTAACAGCTATTACAAGCAGTGCAGAAAAGAACTATGAATTTTTCACCTATGTTTTAGGCATGCGTTTAGTTAAAAAAACAGTCAATCAAGATGATATTCAAACCTATCATTTATTCTTTGCCGATGATAAAGGCAGCGCAGGCACAGACATGACTTTCTTTGACTTCCCCGGCATTCCGAAAGGCGTACATGGTACAAATGAGATTTCAAAGACATCATTCCGTGTACCAAGTGATGCTGCATTAGATTATTGGGCAAAACGTTTTGATCGTTTAGAAGTCAAACATACTGGAATCAAAGAGCAATTTGGCAAGAAGACACTCTCATTCGTTGATTTTGATGATCAGCAATATCAATTAATTTCAGATGAATTCAACAAAGGGGTGGAATCTGGTACACCATGGCAAAAAGGCCCAATTCCATTAGAATATGCCATTACTGGTTTAGGACCTGTTTTTGTTCGAATAGCAAATTTTGATTACTTTAAAGAAATGATGGAAAAAGTTTTACTATTTAAAGAGACAGATAAAGAAGGTTCATTCCACTTATTTGAAGTGGGGGAAGGCGGAAATGGTGCCTCGGTCATTGTAGAATATAATGCGGTTCTTCCTGAAGCCCGACAAGGATTTGGTACGGTTCACCATGCAGCATTACGTGTAGAGGATCGAGCTGTTTTAGAAGAATGGATTGAACGAATGAATGGTTTTGGATTCCATACATCCGGTTATGTAAATCGTCACTTTTTTGAGTCATTGTACGTAAGGGTTGCACCGCAAATATTATTTGAATTCGCTACAGATGGTCCTGGCTTTATGGGAGATGAGCCATATGAAACGCTGGGGGAAAAATTATCCTTACCCCCATTCTTAGAGCCTAAACGTGAAGAAATCGAAAAATTAGTTCGCCCCATTGATACAGTAAGAAGTACAAAGGAACTCATCAAAGAGTAAAAGGAAAGGCTGTGTTATTATCAATTGTTGATTTTTGTGAGGTATGAGAATTCATAGGCGGAGAATTTCCTGCTAATGTATATAGAGGAAGCTTAAGAAGCAGATATAAGCGGAGATATTCCGATTAACTGCTCTAAATAAGACAAAATCTAAAGATTTGGGTTATATAAACGGAAAAACTCCCCTTATTTGTAAGGAAATATGTGTATTTCCCAATTTAGCCGGAATTTTACCGTTTATTTTTCAAACACAGTGAAATCAACATTCAGTTATAACAGAGCTAAAGGAAAAATAGTAAACTTATTCAACCACAACACGATGACTTTTAAAGGAGAGAGGTAGAAATGAATAACAAAATCATGAAAATACAAAAATTAGGATTTCCATGGGAGACAGAAGACCCGTTCCTTATGACTGTACATCATAAAGATGCGTATCCTTCAGGAAATGACGAGCAGGGTCCTAACGTTTCATTGGAAGGCAGAAATCTTGGCGAGGATTTTACGCTTCGTGAGGGTTTTAGAATGTATCATGGCAAAACGGTTCCGGGATTTCCTGTACATCCCCACAGAGGTTTTGAAACGGTAACCGTCGTTCTTGAAGGTCTTATTGATCATTTTGATTCATATGGGTCCGTAGGTCGATTTGGGAATGGAGATGTTCAGTGGATGACAGCAGGAAAGGGCGCACAGCATACTGAAATGTTTCCTCTCGTCCACCAGGACAAAGGTAATCCACTTGAATTCTTTCAGATTTGGCTGAATCTAGCTGCAAAAGATAAATTCGCTGACCCTGAGTATAAAATGTTATGGGCAGAAGATATACCGGAAATACAATTGACTGCTGCTAATGGACAGAAAACGACCGTAAGACTAGTTGCTGGAAGTATGAATGGCAAGTCTAGTTTAGAACCAAACTCTGCTTCTTGGGCAAACGATAAAAATCATCATGTGGGTATTTACGTTATTCATATGGAGCCGAATGCAGTCTTCACCCTGCCGTCAGTTTCAGCGACAATGACGAGAAATATTTACTATTATCAAGGAGATAAACTAAATATAGACGAAAAAGCGATTGAAACGTACCACCGTGTAAAGCTTGCTGGTGATCAGGAAATCACAATTACAAATGGATCTTCTGAGAGTTATATGCTGCTCCTAGAGGGTGAGCCGATACAAGAACCTGTCGTATCCTATGGACCGTTTGTAATGAATACTGAGCAGGAAATTCGCGATGCATTTAAGGATTATCAAGCTACACAATTTGGAGGCTGGCCGTGGGACCGTCCTGATCCTGTAAATAAGCGTGAATCAGGAAGATTCGCACGCCATGCGGATGGAAGAGTTGAAAAAAGGTAACAAACTTGTCCATTTTTACTCATTTAATGAGATCGATCGTCTCCAACTCCCTCCCAACACCATCTAAAAAAACAGAGCGTCATCTTTGTTTGGAATGTCGTGAAAAAGAAGACATTCCATTCAGTGTGGCAGGGTACTTTGTCGTTTGTTAATTCATATACCATTTTCTCAGTGATTTTAGCTGTGAATTCGAAAGTTATACTTCAAAACCGCACCCATTGGTCTTAGATAGGGGTGCTTCTTTTATGCAGGAAGAACTATTTCAATTAAAAAAGGAGAAAGGCCATTTAAAAGTGGCTTTTCTCCTTTTATTAAAATTAAGCTATATTTTCCATTCTAATCATGAATTCTATATCTTCATTACTAACGTTTAATAATCTTTCTAGCACAGCCAGCTTAACGTTAGCTTCCTTGACTTCAAATCCATTAATAAGATTTTTTCTCTTTAGGGTACTTATCATTTCTGAGACAACTTGCTTAAAAGTTTGTGAATCAACCAATAGATAATGAATTAATTCTATCGCTGCTTCTATTTCTTGTTTGTTTTTAATGGCAAATATACTTTGGAGATCAGGCTCTAATACAAAAAGAGATTGTAAATCCTCTGAAACTCTTATAATAACGTAACTTGTTTTATTTCCATAATACTCATTATCCCTAATCCGAATTAGATCGAGTCCAATCATAAATTCATAAAAAGGAGCGTTCTTATCAAGAAAACGAAACTCACTAATGCTAATATTTGATTTTTCTTCTATAAAAATTTCTTTTTCAAACCTTGTTTGAATTACTTTTGATTCTAACATATTCATTTTCCATTCCCCGTTTCTACTATAATATTATATAAAAAGTAACATGTATACTTTTAGTAACCTAATTACATTATAGTAAAACTGAGAAAATAAATCAATTAAAGTAGCTGAGAATTTGG
This Neobacillus sp. YX16 DNA region includes the following protein-coding sequences:
- a CDS encoding glucose-6-phosphate isomerase, whose protein sequence is MAITLDYSNALSFMQQHEVDYLSEFVKTAHDMLHEKKGPGSDYLGWVDLPHNYDKEEFARIKAASERIRRNSDALIVIGIGGSYLGARAAIEALSHTFHNQLDDKTEIYFAGQNISATYISHLFDVLKDKDISVNVISKSGTTTEPAIAFRIFRDYLEKKYGKEEAKKRIYATTDRAKGALKTLADEEGYETFVIPDDVGGRYSVLTAVGLLPIATAGLDIDKMMAGAAAAADKYSNPNLAENQSYQYAAVRNALYRKGKSIELLVNFEPSLHYVSEWWKQLFGESEGKDQKGLYPASVDFTTDLHSMGQYVQEGRRDLIETVVSIKEPKLDITLGQEDADLDGLNYLAGKTMDYVNKNAAQGTVLAHVDGGVPNLSVELDQLNEYTFGEMVYFFEKACGISGLLMGVNPFDQPGVEAYKKNMFALLGKPGYESEREELQKRISINK
- a CDS encoding DoxX family protein; this encodes MINIGLLIIRLVIGLLFVGHGAQKLFGWFGGYGLKGTGGWFESIGIKPGVTMALFAGLAELIGGLLFALGLLTPLAGIIIAGTMAMAIVKVHAPNGLWSTANGYEYNLTLLSVAIGIALIGPGQYALDAFLF
- a CDS encoding ring-cleaving dioxygenase, producing the protein MKLLGLHHVSILTGKAEKNFEFYTKILGMRLVKKTVNQDNTESYHLFYADAEGTPGTEVTFFDIPHLGQTYRGTSDISTVSLRVRNSDSLLFWKERFNQFGVEHDEIQKRANRDTLAFRDFEGTRLILVADNGEKGVRAGVPWQRDDIPLEHAIVGLGPVTLTVAIAEPTIGVLTEVMGFRFVDSYPSLEGEHPDVLVYATGEGGSGAEVHIETRPDLPRARLGRGGVHHVAFRVPNEEEYNQWVERLQEHRMPNSGKVERYYFKALYFREPNGILFELSTDTPGFAVDEPMETMGEKLSLPSFLEPNRKEIEEKLRPLNLN
- a CDS encoding ring-cleaving dioxygenase; amino-acid sequence: MNHLKGIHHVTAITSSAEKNYEFFTYVLGMRLVKKTVNQDDIQTYHLFFADDKGSAGTDMTFFDFPGIPKGVHGTNEISKTSFRVPSDAALDYWAKRFDRLEVKHTGIKEQFGKKTLSFVDFDDQQYQLISDEFNKGVESGTPWQKGPIPLEYAITGLGPVFVRIANFDYFKEMMEKVLLFKETDKEGSFHLFEVGEGGNGASVIVEYNAVLPEARQGFGTVHHAALRVEDRAVLEEWIERMNGFGFHTSGYVNRHFFESLYVRVAPQILFEFATDGPGFMGDEPYETLGEKLSLPPFLEPKREEIEKLVRPIDTVRSTKELIKE
- a CDS encoding pirin-like C-terminal cupin domain-containing protein, encoding MNNKIMKIQKLGFPWETEDPFLMTVHHKDAYPSGNDEQGPNVSLEGRNLGEDFTLREGFRMYHGKTVPGFPVHPHRGFETVTVVLEGLIDHFDSYGSVGRFGNGDVQWMTAGKGAQHTEMFPLVHQDKGNPLEFFQIWLNLAAKDKFADPEYKMLWAEDIPEIQLTAANGQKTTVRLVAGSMNGKSSLEPNSASWANDKNHHVGIYVIHMEPNAVFTLPSVSATMTRNIYYYQGDKLNIDEKAIETYHRVKLAGDQEITITNGSSESYMLLLEGEPIQEPVVSYGPFVMNTEQEIRDAFKDYQATQFGGWPWDRPDPVNKRESGRFARHADGRVEKR